The Paenibacillus sophorae genome has a segment encoding these proteins:
- a CDS encoding DNA polymerase IV has translation MSDNVDRYYPASGRVILHVDMNAFYCSVHEAENPEAYKGRPTAVAGSVELRKGIIVTCSYPARRRGISTGMQVQRALRVCPELIVIKPDFHLYRRYSAAFMQIAYSYTPLLEAVSIDECYLDITGSRQFGTPPEIAEAIQNRIMGELGLPCSIGIAPNKLLAKMASDLKKPSGISILRQRDVPKVLWNKPCGEMFGIGAKTADKLKKLGIYSIGQLAAADERMLLDVFGVLGSWLKRAANGIDDSPVNPEREQSKSIGHTTTLPGDISGIAEARPVLLALSDQVARRLRRQKLVASGVQLTVRTPDMKTITRSRQMEVPSETAEEIYKAACALFQKHWDEDKPIRLLGVTLHGLTPKEDSAIQLDLFDYERQPKKESLNQVMDMLRNKFGENAVLTAGMLSDPHTDLLRNHKARGTSLQKDQLRPPQQDEE, from the coding sequence ATGAGTGATAATGTAGACCGGTATTATCCCGCAAGCGGCCGGGTTATATTGCATGTGGATATGAATGCGTTCTACTGTTCCGTCCATGAGGCAGAGAATCCGGAAGCTTATAAAGGCAGACCGACAGCGGTGGCCGGAAGCGTGGAGCTGCGTAAAGGAATTATCGTCACCTGCTCCTATCCTGCAAGGCGGCGCGGCATTTCTACGGGCATGCAGGTGCAGAGGGCCCTGCGCGTATGTCCGGAACTCATTGTCATCAAGCCCGACTTCCATCTCTACCGCCGTTATTCGGCAGCCTTCATGCAGATTGCCTACAGCTATACGCCATTACTGGAAGCGGTATCCATCGACGAGTGTTATCTCGATATTACGGGATCGCGCCAGTTCGGCACACCGCCGGAGATTGCCGAGGCCATTCAGAACCGAATCATGGGGGAGCTTGGTTTGCCCTGCTCCATCGGAATCGCTCCCAACAAGCTGCTCGCCAAGATGGCCTCGGATCTCAAGAAGCCGAGCGGTATTTCAATCTTAAGACAACGGGATGTGCCGAAGGTGCTGTGGAACAAGCCTTGCGGAGAGATGTTCGGGATCGGCGCCAAGACGGCGGATAAGCTGAAAAAATTGGGCATTTACAGCATCGGTCAGCTGGCTGCGGCGGATGAAAGAATGCTGCTTGACGTCTTCGGCGTTCTTGGTTCCTGGCTTAAACGCGCAGCGAATGGCATCGACGATTCCCCCGTGAATCCGGAACGGGAGCAGAGCAAATCGATCGGCCATACGACGACGCTGCCCGGCGATATCTCAGGGATAGCCGAAGCGCGGCCGGTTCTGCTTGCCTTAAGCGACCAGGTGGCCAGAAGACTGCGTAGGCAGAAGCTCGTCGCTTCCGGCGTTCAGCTTACCGTGCGGACCCCTGATATGAAGACCATTACCCGCTCGCGGCAGATGGAAGTTCCTTCCGAGACGGCTGAGGAAATATATAAAGCGGCCTGCGCGCTGTTTCAAAAGCATTGGGATGAGGATAAGCCCATCCGTCTGCTCGGAGTGACGCTGCACGGCTTAACTCCGAAGGAGGATTCCGCCATTCAGCTTGATCTCTTCGATTACGAGCGTCAGCCGAAAAAGGAATCGCTAAACCAGGTAATGGATATGCTGCGCAACAAATTCGGCGAGAACGCCGTGCTGACAGCGGGGATGTTAAGCGATCCGCACACTGATCTGCTGCGCAATCACAAGGCCCGCGGCACCTCGCTGCAGAAGGATCAGCTGCGCCCCCCGCAGCAGGATGAGGAGTGA
- a CDS encoding ferredoxin produces MAKYTWVEKDTCIACGACGATAPDIYDYDDEGLAEVIYEGDANRGVTDIPEDLFDDLQDAADGCPTDSIKIADTPFNK; encoded by the coding sequence ATGGCTAAATACACTTGGGTTGAGAAAGATACCTGCATCGCATGCGGAGCCTGTGGCGCTACGGCTCCTGACATTTACGATTATGACGATGAAGGACTGGCTGAAGTCATCTACGAGGGAGACGCCAACCGCGGCGTAACGGACATTCCGGAAGATTTGTTCGACGATCTGCAAGATGCTGCAGATGGCTGTCCGACGGACTCGATTAAGATTGCGGATACACCTTTCAACAAGTAA
- a CDS encoding L,D-transpeptidase, with translation MKNSQYLKQYVQMHPDNKMAWYLLGKEYKKNGQEGKANYCFNQAGGVYEAFEQSKVPSDMLREYEEELLRTAREREMRTSRIRRVLLLVSFLLLILMPAAAKAPGDGSMMTAVKPEGQTKTVPAAQSSLDQEKAGDSTADTLLFTAREADGAVSARGLAGLVGSGGGKVPSLTAVLGMQRSGKWLLWKERLPVAYTVEREENGRTTIQSYDSASCACKPPDAGALADRGAKWQRRQEQLATLWSALNSFRAAKGRLPESLGEMTGDFPGNWLAGTTPLMERAFTPLKAEAERKGEKAAQGAAADRNAPGGDSGAAPGDAPSAGNGGAEMPFLSQPLAILVDKQKHRLAVTSGGIIIRSYEVGLGGTRTPEGSFVITDKVVNPNGHDKGEFGSRGMQLSDTNYAIHGTNEPESVGKDESMGCIRMKRNDIEELFDLVPKGTKVQITEGGLLPGVTQGSENPFSLKAAGNQTNPRKQYHWLN, from the coding sequence ATGAAAAATTCGCAGTACCTCAAGCAGTACGTGCAGATGCATCCCGACAATAAAATGGCGTGGTATTTACTGGGCAAGGAATATAAGAAAAACGGGCAGGAAGGCAAGGCGAATTACTGCTTCAACCAGGCTGGAGGCGTGTATGAGGCCTTCGAGCAGAGCAAAGTGCCGTCCGATATGCTTCGTGAATATGAAGAAGAATTGCTAAGGACGGCCCGGGAGCGGGAGATGCGGACAAGCAGGATACGCAGGGTGCTCCTGCTGGTGTCATTTCTGCTGCTCATTCTGATGCCGGCTGCAGCTAAAGCGCCGGGCGACGGTTCGATGATGACGGCAGTCAAACCTGAGGGTCAAACGAAAACAGTTCCGGCCGCGCAAAGCAGTCTCGATCAGGAGAAGGCTGGCGATTCAACGGCGGATACACTTTTGTTCACGGCCCGGGAGGCTGATGGCGCAGTTTCCGCGCGCGGTCTGGCCGGGCTTGTTGGAAGCGGAGGAGGCAAGGTTCCTTCTTTGACGGCAGTGCTTGGCATGCAGCGGTCGGGAAAATGGCTGCTCTGGAAGGAGCGGCTTCCCGTGGCGTATACCGTAGAGCGGGAGGAGAACGGCCGGACGACGATCCAGTCCTACGATTCGGCATCCTGCGCATGCAAGCCGCCGGATGCCGGGGCGCTGGCGGACCGCGGGGCCAAGTGGCAGCGGCGTCAGGAACAGCTGGCTACGCTCTGGAGCGCGCTGAACAGCTTTCGCGCCGCCAAGGGCCGGCTGCCGGAATCGCTCGGCGAGATGACAGGCGATTTCCCGGGTAATTGGCTGGCCGGGACGACGCCGCTGATGGAGCGCGCCTTCACGCCGCTGAAAGCCGAGGCGGAGCGGAAGGGCGAGAAGGCGGCGCAAGGCGCTGCTGCTGACAGGAACGCGCCAGGCGGGGATTCCGGAGCCGCCCCAGGGGACGCGCCCTCAGCAGGTAATGGCGGAGCGGAGATGCCTTTCCTGTCTCAACCGCTCGCCATTCTCGTTGACAAGCAAAAACACCGCTTGGCGGTGACCAGCGGCGGAATCATTATTCGGAGCTATGAAGTGGGGCTGGGAGGAACCCGGACGCCGGAAGGCAGCTTCGTCATCACTGACAAGGTCGTGAATCCGAACGGACATGACAAAGGGGAATTCGGCAGCAGGGGAATGCAGCTCTCTGACACGAATTACGCCATTCACGGCACCAATGAACCGGAAAGCGTGGGCAAGGATGAATCAATGGGCTGTATTCGAATGAAGCGAAATGATATTGAGGAGCTGTTCGATCTTGTCCCGAAAGGAACGAAGGTGCAAATCACCGAAGGGGGTCTTCTGCCTGGCGTAACGCAGGGTTCAGAGAACCCGTTCTCCCTGAAAGCCGCCGGGAACCAGACCAACCCCCGCAAACAGTACCATTGGCTGAATTAA
- a CDS encoding quinone-dependent dihydroorotate dehydrogenase — protein MLYRNIAKPFFFKMDPEAAHHLVIGGLEKAAALPGGRSALRLMYGVPETPELAVDLFGFHFHSPVGLAAGLDKNAQAIPGFSSIGFGFMEVGTVTPKGQPGNEQPRLFRLPSDEALINRMGFNNEGAEVMARRLKAENRRTIPVAINIGRNKMTANEAAHEDYRKCIRTLYPYGDFFVVNISSPNTPDLRSLQHGSELSHLLSEVKQEMELQRGSSSVRKSILVKIAPDVSSAELEYMVHTLTEAGMDGIIATNTTVRREGLTHESASETGGLSGKPLRDRSTEIISAIYRQTNGKLPIIGSGGIFSAQDAYDKIRAGASLVEIYTALIYEGPEVNRRIHAGLRNLLRRDGFRHISEAVGADVQI, from the coding sequence GTGCTGTATCGAAATATTGCGAAACCTTTTTTCTTTAAAATGGACCCGGAAGCAGCACACCATCTCGTCATCGGGGGACTTGAAAAAGCAGCCGCCCTGCCGGGCGGACGCTCCGCCTTGCGCCTGATGTACGGCGTCCCGGAGACGCCGGAGCTGGCTGTTGACCTGTTTGGATTTCATTTTCATTCGCCCGTAGGGCTTGCAGCCGGATTAGACAAGAATGCTCAGGCGATCCCCGGATTTTCGTCAATCGGCTTTGGCTTTATGGAAGTTGGTACGGTGACTCCGAAAGGCCAGCCGGGGAACGAGCAGCCAAGGCTGTTCCGGCTTCCTTCTGATGAAGCGCTCATCAACCGGATGGGCTTCAATAATGAAGGCGCGGAAGTTATGGCGCGGCGCCTCAAGGCAGAGAACAGACGGACCATTCCGGTCGCGATCAATATCGGACGGAATAAGATGACCGCCAACGAAGCCGCGCATGAGGATTACCGGAAGTGCATCCGCACACTGTATCCGTACGGTGATTTTTTTGTGGTTAATATCAGTTCTCCGAATACGCCGGATTTGCGCAGCCTCCAGCACGGAAGCGAACTGTCCCATTTATTGTCGGAAGTTAAGCAGGAGATGGAGCTCCAGCGCGGGTCAAGCAGCGTCCGAAAGAGCATTCTGGTCAAGATTGCTCCGGACGTAAGTAGCGCGGAGCTTGAATATATGGTGCATACGCTGACAGAAGCGGGAATGGATGGTATCATAGCTACCAACACGACGGTTCGCCGCGAGGGACTCACCCATGAAAGCGCGTCTGAAACCGGCGGACTCAGCGGAAAGCCGCTCCGGGACAGATCAACGGAGATCATCTCCGCCATCTACCGGCAGACGAACGGAAAGCTGCCGATTATCGGTTCGGGCGGCATTTTCTCCGCCCAGGATGCCTATGACAAGATCCGGGCGGGCGCAAGCCTGGTCGAAATATATACGGCTCTCATTTACGAAGGGCCGGAGGTAAACCGCAGGATACATGCCGGGCTGCGGAATCTCCTGAGAAGGGACGGCTTCCGGCATATCTCCGAAGCGGTGGGCGCGGACGTCCAAATATAA
- a CDS encoding GTP pyrophosphokinase, whose translation MDGRDWGTFLLPYEQTVEELKVKFKTMRAELKKREEYTPIEFVTGRVKRLSSILEKAKRLNVRMEDLEQGIEDIAGIRIMCQFVEDIRRVAEYIRVRKDLEVVYEKDYITNYKESGYRSFHMIIRYPVQTALGQKIVLAEIQIRTLAMNFWATIEHSLNYKYRESLPDEIRLRLKTAAEAASILDSEMSSIREEILEAQKTFEENSNTTTQVLHAIHQLYFYHLVNEAIRSQEEFNEIWQRQDMEAMKELLGRVRGMISQAKKDDLPDGL comes from the coding sequence ATGGACGGCAGAGATTGGGGCACTTTTTTGCTTCCATATGAACAGACAGTGGAAGAACTCAAGGTCAAATTCAAAACAATGCGCGCGGAGCTGAAAAAGCGCGAGGAATATACGCCGATTGAATTCGTAACCGGTCGGGTGAAGCGGCTGTCCAGCATTCTGGAAAAGGCGAAACGCCTAAATGTGCGGATGGAGGATCTGGAGCAGGGGATCGAGGATATTGCGGGAATTCGGATCATGTGCCAGTTCGTGGAGGATATCCGGCGTGTGGCGGAGTATATCCGCGTCCGCAAAGACCTTGAAGTGGTATATGAGAAAGACTACATTACTAATTATAAGGAGAGCGGCTACCGCAGCTTCCATATGATCATCAGGTATCCGGTACAGACGGCCCTCGGACAAAAGATCGTGCTGGCCGAAATTCAGATCCGCACGCTGGCGATGAATTTCTGGGCGACCATCGAGCACTCCCTGAACTATAAATATCGGGAAAGCCTGCCGGATGAAATCCGGCTGCGCCTGAAGACGGCTGCGGAGGCAGCATCCATTCTGGATAGCGAAATGTCCAGCATCCGGGAAGAAATACTGGAAGCGCAGAAGACGTTCGAGGAAAATTCCAACACGACGACCCAGGTTCTCCATGCGATACATCAATTGTATTTCTACCATCTTGTCAATGAAGCAATCCGCAGCCAGGAAGAGTTCAACGAGATTTGGCAGCGCCAAGATATGGAAGCGATGAAGGAACTGCTGGGACGGGTGCGCGGAATGATTTCGCAGGCGAAGAAAGACGATTTGCCGGATGGGTTATGA
- a CDS encoding DUF309 domain-containing protein, which translates to MGYEPLYVAYLIYFNRDRDYFECHEVLEELWLSKDRDPLYKALLQVAVGLYHYRNGNARGAIIMLEGAAAKLREYPEITLGIHLGKLVRETEDYIQRLREYDNLPYYDLTIDIVDGKLSEAVHAALPDIKPNIPQRRGPRRE; encoded by the coding sequence ATGGGTTATGAACCTCTGTATGTCGCTTATCTGATCTACTTCAATCGGGACCGCGATTATTTCGAATGTCACGAGGTTCTGGAAGAGCTGTGGCTCTCCAAGGACCGCGACCCGCTGTACAAGGCGTTGCTTCAGGTAGCCGTGGGACTGTATCATTACCGTAATGGCAATGCGCGCGGCGCCATAATTATGCTGGAAGGAGCGGCCGCGAAGCTTCGGGAATATCCGGAGATTACGCTGGGCATTCATCTTGGCAAATTGGTCCGTGAGACGGAAGATTATATCCAGCGGTTGAGGGAGTATGACAATCTGCCTTATTACGATTTGACTATCGATATTGTGGACGGGAAGCTGTCGGAGGCGGTTCATGCCGCTTTGCCGGACATCAAGCCGAATATCCCCCAGCGGCGGGGACCCCGGAGAGAGTAG
- a CDS encoding RsmB/NOP family class I SAM-dependent RNA methyltransferase, producing MSVQLPHSFSERMKELLGREYEAFTKTYGEIPHTGIRVNTLKIAVDELQRISPYRLEPIPWCSTGFYTIEGARPGKHPYYHAGLYYIQEPSAMAPVELLGVLPGDRVLDLCAAPGGKSTQIAAKLQGQGMLISNDLHPERTKALAKNLELCGARNAVVLNESPERIAAAFPGFFDRILIDAPCSGEGMFRKDEDMVRQWDENTPTKYAGMQREILQAAALALRPGGTLVYSTCTFSPEENEGSIAEFLAGHPQFSVVPAGGTGSFAPGLEPLPGTARLWPHKVKGEGHFIAVLRNNGKPEEEKDEGAGSGNSDKSLTVVPLGERRGQNGEGGRTAVSRKDKSSVGRGDNRNGRNGRASSRNDGRGRSAAITSEGDILASYREFACEQLGWQPEGFPVLFGEHLYLSPLPREALNGLKTVRPGWYMGHVRSGRFIPGHPLATALTSGESLRSLSLAGDEPEAVSYLKGETLSISEDRLTIITGTSLKGYVLVCIDGYSAGWGKWQDGILKNEYPAGWRWT from the coding sequence ATGTCGGTACAACTTCCGCACTCCTTCTCCGAGCGGATGAAGGAGCTGCTGGGACGGGAATACGAAGCATTCACGAAGACCTATGGGGAGATCCCTCATACGGGCATCCGTGTCAATACACTAAAGATTGCGGTAGATGAGTTGCAGCGGATTTCACCTTACCGTTTGGAGCCGATCCCCTGGTGCTCCACGGGCTTTTATACAATCGAAGGTGCCAGACCCGGCAAGCATCCTTACTATCACGCCGGGCTTTACTATATTCAGGAGCCGAGCGCCATGGCGCCCGTCGAGCTGCTCGGCGTTCTCCCGGGCGACCGTGTGCTGGATTTGTGCGCCGCACCCGGTGGCAAGTCGACGCAGATCGCCGCCAAGCTTCAAGGACAGGGAATGCTGATCAGCAACGATCTGCATCCTGAGCGGACCAAGGCCCTGGCCAAGAATTTAGAGCTATGCGGCGCGAGAAACGCGGTCGTCCTAAATGAGAGCCCGGAGAGAATTGCCGCGGCGTTCCCGGGATTTTTCGACCGCATCTTAATTGATGCACCATGCTCGGGCGAAGGCATGTTCCGCAAGGACGAGGATATGGTCCGGCAGTGGGACGAGAACACTCCGACCAAGTATGCCGGCATGCAGCGGGAGATTTTGCAGGCGGCGGCGCTGGCGCTCAGACCGGGGGGGACGCTGGTTTATTCAACCTGTACCTTCTCGCCGGAGGAGAATGAAGGGAGCATCGCTGAGTTTCTTGCCGGACATCCGCAGTTCTCGGTTGTTCCGGCCGGGGGCACTGGCTCCTTTGCCCCGGGGCTGGAACCGCTTCCGGGTACGGCGCGTTTATGGCCCCACAAGGTGAAGGGCGAGGGACATTTTATTGCCGTCTTAAGAAATAATGGAAAGCCGGAAGAGGAGAAGGACGAAGGGGCGGGGTCCGGAAACAGCGACAAGTCACTGACGGTCGTACCACTTGGAGAACGCAGAGGGCAGAACGGAGAAGGCGGCCGGACAGCCGTCTCCCGCAAGGACAAGTCATCCGTTGGCCGGGGCGACAACCGAAACGGCAGAAACGGCCGCGCTTCCTCCCGGAACGATGGCCGGGGACGCAGTGCGGCCATTACATCGGAGGGAGATATTTTAGCATCCTATAGGGAGTTTGCCTGTGAGCAGCTTGGCTGGCAGCCGGAAGGCTTTCCTGTTCTATTCGGGGAGCATCTGTATTTGTCGCCGCTTCCGCGTGAAGCGCTGAACGGCCTGAAAACGGTGCGTCCCGGCTGGTACATGGGTCATGTCCGGAGCGGCCGTTTCATTCCCGGCCACCCGCTTGCAACCGCGCTGACTTCCGGAGAAAGCCTGCGCAGCCTGTCGCTTGCCGGAGACGAGCCAGAGGCTGTGTCCTATCTGAAGGGGGAGACATTGTCGATTTCGGAGGACCGGTTGACGATTATCACCGGCACATCGCTGAAGGGGTATGTACTCGTCTGTATCGACGGATACAGCGCCGGCTGGGGAAAATGGCAGGATGGCATCCTTAAGAATGAATATCCCGCAGGCTGGAGGTGGACATAG
- a CDS encoding pseudouridine synthase, with protein MAKSKGGEGKKQRLDKILSHVGYGSRSELRKQAKQGLITVNGVIVKDSSAHVDPYNDTIEVDGETVLYREHIYLMMNKPPGVLSATEDKRDRTVLDLLEERYAVFEPFPVGRLDKDTVGLLLLTSDGQLAHELLSPRKHVPKTYEALVEGEVGPDDVAAFAEGVRLDDGYVTLPAQLTILGRERGRLIISQISLTITEGKFHQVKRMFQAVGKKVIFLKRVSMGNLPLDANLPEGACRELTSEELKLLRTEI; from the coding sequence ATGGCAAAATCAAAAGGCGGCGAAGGAAAAAAGCAACGGCTTGATAAGATACTGTCACATGTCGGCTACGGCTCGCGCAGCGAGCTCCGCAAGCAGGCCAAGCAGGGTCTCATCACCGTTAACGGCGTGATCGTGAAAGACAGCAGTGCGCATGTCGATCCCTACAACGATACAATCGAGGTGGACGGCGAGACAGTTCTTTACCGTGAACATATTTATCTTATGATGAATAAACCGCCGGGCGTGCTGTCGGCGACGGAGGACAAACGGGACCGGACGGTGCTGGATCTGCTGGAGGAGCGTTATGCGGTGTTCGAGCCTTTTCCGGTAGGCAGACTGGATAAAGATACGGTCGGATTGCTGCTGCTGACGAGTGATGGCCAGCTTGCCCATGAGCTGCTCTCACCGCGCAAGCATGTGCCCAAGACCTATGAAGCCCTCGTGGAAGGCGAGGTCGGGCCGGACGATGTGGCGGCTTTTGCGGAGGGTGTAAGACTGGACGACGGTTATGTTACATTGCCGGCGCAGTTGACTATTCTGGGAAGAGAGCGCGGAAGACTGATCATTTCGCAAATCTCCCTGACGATTACCGAGGGCAAGTTCCATCAGGTGAAACGGATGTTCCAGGCTGTCGGGAAGAAGGTTATCTTTTTAAAAAGAGTCTCGATGGGCAATTTGCCCTTGGATGCGAATCTGCCCGAAGGCGCCTGCCGTGAGCTGACGAGCGAAGAGCTTAAGCTGCTTAGAACAGAAATTTAA
- a CDS encoding Cof-type HAD-IIB family hydrolase gives MKYKLIALDVDGTLLNDDHSLSPENKKTVAEVTRQGARVVLCTGRNPKNAIPIMQEMGLTGYVLADNGAVTVRVEDQEVIHQYPMDGRGLDPYIEYCRHRDIHFDVNTAFELYVDNVAHLTKEAHFMYEHLQLVPASLPAWGEFREPIVKFTVFSSAEMMDEAEREWSTWIQSFNIQRSGEFFIDLMHPEASKGNALKQLAKQLGIRQQDVLSIGNYYNDISMLSFAGLGIAMDNSPVEVKAAADAITGTNNENGVSEALIKYCLS, from the coding sequence ATGAAATATAAGCTTATAGCGCTCGATGTAGACGGTACGCTGCTGAATGACGATCATAGCTTGAGCCCCGAGAATAAAAAGACGGTCGCCGAAGTCACCAGACAGGGAGCCAGGGTCGTTCTGTGTACGGGAAGAAACCCGAAGAACGCCATTCCAATTATGCAGGAGATGGGATTGACCGGTTATGTGCTTGCCGATAACGGTGCCGTCACCGTGCGGGTAGAGGATCAGGAGGTCATTCATCAGTACCCCATGGACGGCCGCGGACTTGATCCGTATATTGAGTACTGCCGCCATCGCGATATCCATTTTGACGTGAACACCGCTTTCGAGCTGTATGTTGACAATGTGGCGCATCTGACCAAAGAAGCCCACTTTATGTATGAGCATCTTCAGCTTGTTCCCGCGTCCTTGCCAGCATGGGGGGAGTTTCGTGAACCCATTGTCAAGTTCACCGTATTTTCCTCAGCGGAAATGATGGACGAAGCCGAGCGGGAGTGGAGCACATGGATACAGTCGTTTAATATCCAGCGGAGCGGAGAGTTTTTCATCGATTTAATGCATCCCGAAGCCTCAAAAGGCAATGCGCTGAAGCAGCTGGCTAAGCAGCTTGGTATCCGTCAACAGGACGTGCTGTCCATCGGCAACTACTATAATGATATTTCGATGCTTTCCTTCGCGGGCCTTGGGATCGCCATGGACAATTCTCCGGTAGAAGTCAAAGCGGCGGCGGATGCCATCACCGGCACCAATAACGAGAATGGAGTATCGGAGGCACTCATTAAATATTGCTTATCTTAA
- a CDS encoding YjcZ family sporulation protein: MGVAYGGYNSTGAILVLFILLVIITRSFFI; the protein is encoded by the coding sequence ATGGGCGTAGCTTACGGAGGCTACAATTCAACCGGAGCTATTTTGGTTCTTTTCATTTTGCTAGTCATTATTACCCGCTCGTTTTTCATTTAA
- a CDS encoding RsmB/NOP family class I SAM-dependent RNA methyltransferase, with translation MNKEMLPAAFTAMIGEMLGSETDAFLDTYAAPKTQGLRMNGLKTCTDSGKNAAEKAMRLFGLQPVPWCPEGYYYEDPARPGRHPYHEAGLYYIQEPSAMSAAVLLNPQPGETVLDLAAAPGGKTTHIASLMEGQGLLVSNEIHPERAKILAENVERLGLSHALVTSANPGDLARRFPESFDRIMLDAPCSGEGMFRKDQGAISEWSPAHVEMCAARQWDIVQDAYTMLKPGGRLAYSTCTFNRKENEELIARLKASYPDMELLAAKRLWPHQDKGEGHFVALLAKCGTPDPSSADTLHQGSAKRGNRSGKGRAGGRPEAAAQAAFRQFREWAAAEIPGFRAEGVPVLFGDSLYLLPSSFGESFSPELLHGLRIPRAGLHLAHLKKNRLEPAHALAMALSPEQAARSFDLDPESSEVRSWLRGESLTVPDDLQGWTLVTVDHLPLGWGKASSGQLKNHYPKGLRQP, from the coding sequence ATGAATAAGGAAATGCTGCCCGCCGCTTTTACAGCCATGATCGGAGAGATGCTGGGAAGCGAAACGGACGCCTTTCTGGATACATATGCAGCGCCGAAGACCCAAGGTCTGAGGATGAATGGGCTAAAAACCTGCACAGATTCGGGAAAAAACGCTGCCGAAAAAGCTATGCGTCTATTCGGCCTTCAGCCTGTTCCCTGGTGTCCTGAAGGCTATTACTATGAGGATCCCGCGCGGCCGGGACGCCATCCTTATCATGAGGCCGGGTTATATTATATTCAAGAGCCTTCAGCCATGTCCGCCGCCGTACTGCTCAACCCGCAGCCCGGCGAGACGGTGCTTGATCTCGCCGCCGCTCCCGGCGGCAAGACTACCCATATCGCCTCCCTGATGGAAGGACAGGGACTGCTCGTATCGAATGAAATCCATCCTGAACGGGCTAAAATCCTGGCGGAAAATGTGGAACGGTTAGGTCTTTCCCATGCGCTTGTAACCTCCGCGAATCCTGGCGATCTGGCGCGGCGCTTCCCCGAATCCTTCGACCGGATTATGCTTGACGCCCCCTGCTCCGGAGAAGGAATGTTCCGCAAAGATCAGGGCGCGATCAGCGAATGGTCGCCGGCGCATGTGGAGATGTGCGCCGCCAGGCAGTGGGATATTGTACAGGATGCTTATACTATGCTGAAACCCGGCGGACGGCTTGCCTATTCGACCTGTACGTTCAATAGGAAAGAAAATGAAGAGCTGATCGCGCGGCTGAAGGCAAGCTATCCCGATATGGAGCTGCTGGCGGCAAAACGGCTGTGGCCGCATCAGGACAAAGGCGAAGGGCATTTTGTGGCCCTGCTGGCCAAGTGCGGAACCCCTGATCCTTCATCCGCAGACACGCTACATCAAGGCTCCGCGAAACGCGGGAATCGTAGCGGTAAAGGGCGTGCCGGCGGAAGACCGGAAGCCGCCGCCCAGGCCGCATTCCGGCAGTTTCGGGAATGGGCTGCTGCAGAAATCCCGGGATTCCGGGCGGAAGGCGTTCCGGTTCTGTTCGGGGATTCGCTCTACCTGCTCCCCTCTTCGTTTGGCGAATCCTTTTCCCCGGAACTGCTTCACGGACTGCGTATTCCCCGGGCAGGCCTCCATCTTGCCCATCTGAAGAAGAACAGGCTGGAGCCTGCGCATGCGCTCGCTATGGCTCTTTCTCCAGAGCAGGCAGCGCGTTCGTTCGATCTGGACCCGGAAAGCTCCGAGGTGCGAAGCTGGCTGCGGGGCGAGAGTCTAACCGTGCCGGATGATCTGCAGGGCTGGACGCTGGTCACCGTGGACCATTTGCCGCTTGGCTGGGGCAAAGCAAGCTCCGGTCAGCTCAAAAACCATTATCCGAAAGGACTGCGCCAGCCCTAA